One window of Candidatus Nitrospira kreftii genomic DNA carries:
- a CDS encoding EVE domain-containing protein encodes MVPKNFWLMKSEPSTFSLDNLRRSPNQTTSWEGVRNYQARNFMRAMAVGDHVFFYHSNAEPPAVVGIAKVVKTAYPDSTQFDKRDKHYDPDSTPSQPRWDMVDIKYVKAFRRPLTLDELRKEIKLRGMVLLQKGSRLSVQPVTPLEWKHIITLAKK; translated from the coding sequence ATGGTGCCCAAGAACTTTTGGTTGATGAAGTCAGAACCTTCCACGTTCTCACTCGACAATTTGCGGCGATCACCCAACCAAACCACCTCGTGGGAGGGGGTGCGAAACTATCAGGCACGCAATTTCATGCGAGCGATGGCGGTCGGTGATCACGTCTTCTTCTATCACAGCAATGCCGAACCGCCGGCGGTCGTGGGCATCGCGAAGGTCGTCAAGACCGCCTACCCGGATTCCACGCAATTCGACAAGAGAGACAAGCACTACGACCCAGACAGCACCCCGTCGCAGCCTCGATGGGACATGGTCGACATCAAGTATGTGAAGGCCTTTCGTAGGCCTCTGACGCTGGATGAACTACGGAAGGAGATCAAACTGAGGGGGATGGTCTTGCTACAGAAAGGCTCTCGGCTTTCCGTTCAGCCTGTGACTCCCCTGGAGTGGAAACACATCATCACCTTGGCAAAAAAGTGA
- a CDS encoding hypothetical protein (conserved protein of unknown function), whose translation MATMLRERRKMLRIPNRVVLPFGYRISVRQLSDSEMDKRDANADGIWDDDTKTIYVRKRLPVTRRRYILAHELGHAWLDWQHRYMDDGKAST comes from the coding sequence ATGGCGACGATGCTCAGAGAACGAAGGAAAATGTTGCGTATACCCAATCGAGTGGTCCTCCCATTCGGGTACAGGATTTCAGTCCGACAGCTCTCCGATAGTGAAATGGATAAGCGGGATGCGAATGCCGATGGAATTTGGGATGACGACACCAAAACCATCTATGTGCGAAAGCGGCTTCCTGTGACCCGCCGTCGATATATCCTGGCGCATGAGCTTGGCCATGCGTGGTTGGACTGGCAGCATCGCTATATGGACGACGGTAAAGCGAGCACCTAA
- a CDS encoding hypothetical protein (conserved protein of unknown function): MDTITGDSYPNSYPNCVRLAGVKVRGRGEVKKLGATGLPLHAGDPVLIEVEDELTYGIVHTEPYSTPFLPPMRAMKSIVRLPDTDEKSLIARLEQLSQNATVYCRARAAEIGLQLKLVEVYGALSRRQLTFVYTAEDRIDFRDLVRDLARRFGGRIEMRQVGVREEARRLGGIDTCGLVLCCASFLTDVKPITAKQAKKMDLAIDDPRLLGVCGRLKCCLMFEMMDAQGKIAPQTQHLITPTRPSSSSTPTLES, translated from the coding sequence ATGGATACCATCACTGGTGACTCATACCCCAATTCATACCCCAACTGCGTCCGCCTGGCTGGAGTGAAGGTTAGAGGCCGCGGAGAGGTGAAGAAGCTCGGTGCAACTGGCCTGCCGCTGCACGCCGGAGACCCGGTCTTGATCGAGGTGGAGGATGAGCTGACCTACGGCATCGTTCACACAGAACCCTACTCAACGCCATTCCTTCCTCCTATGCGAGCCATGAAATCCATCGTGCGGTTGCCCGATACAGACGAAAAATCCTTAATCGCCAGACTAGAACAGCTCTCTCAAAATGCAACCGTATATTGCCGTGCCAGAGCCGCTGAAATCGGCCTTCAGCTCAAGCTGGTCGAAGTGTATGGAGCCTTGAGTCGTCGACAGCTCACCTTTGTCTATACGGCTGAAGATCGGATCGATTTCCGAGATTTAGTTCGAGACCTGGCACGTCGGTTTGGTGGTCGCATCGAAATGCGTCAAGTCGGGGTACGGGAAGAGGCTCGACGGCTCGGAGGGATCGATACTTGTGGCTTGGTCCTTTGTTGCGCAAGCTTTCTGACCGATGTGAAGCCCATCACAGCGAAACAAGCCAAAAAAATGGATCTAGCAATTGATGACCCCCGATTGTTGGGGGTCTGCGGTCGACTGAAATGCTGTTTGATGTTCGAAATGATGGACGCACAGGGAAAGATCGCACCTCAAACCCAACATCTCATCACACCGACCAGGCCCAGTTCCTCTTCCACGCCCACCCTGGAGTCATAG
- a CDS encoding hypothetical protein (conserved exported protein of unknown function), whose translation MRKGLLAMVAMAAVGCSGVATQKAVSGEPGSPAVGYDIHVQAPHMMPDGTPGGPFHHYCKGISDKILQCLLFESTDPKAPLVAVEYFVAKDLTRKLPAIQWHRHFHDHKVEIATGRVQVLGVPPDQATKIAEAAAETDGVIYQLWQHGQEFPDGTVTFPQSLGHKFPGYSDK comes from the coding sequence ATGAGAAAGGGACTGTTAGCCATGGTCGCGATGGCAGCTGTTGGCTGTAGTGGAGTGGCCACCCAAAAGGCCGTGAGTGGGGAACCAGGAAGCCCAGCCGTCGGATACGACATCCATGTTCAGGCACCTCACATGATGCCAGACGGGACTCCAGGAGGCCCGTTCCATCACTATTGTAAAGGCATTTCCGACAAGATCCTTCAATGCCTTCTCTTCGAATCCACCGACCCCAAAGCACCCTTGGTCGCGGTCGAATATTTTGTTGCCAAAGATCTCACCCGAAAACTCCCTGCTATTCAGTGGCACCGACATTTCCACGATCATAAGGTAGAAATCGCAACAGGCCGAGTCCAAGTTCTTGGTGTCCCCCCTGACCAGGCGACGAAGATCGCAGAGGCCGCAGCAGAGACGGACGGAGTCATCTATCAGCTGTGGCAGCACGGACAAGAATTCCCGGATGGCACAGTCACGTTCCCGCAGTCTCTCGGACACAAATTCCCTGGATATTCCGACAAGTAA
- a CDS encoding putative Cytochrome c (Modular protein) has translation MIERQACGFVTLTVVATGALISWGSASFAADEAVLKPRVPIDQIETVKAWTNPLPATEETIEKGKRLFQGKAFCMTCHGKDGKGLGADIEPGTLRGPLPRNFTDQDWQKTRTDGELFWILKNGSKGTAMAPFIPLILTEEEAWQVLRYVRSFGQTQGQP, from the coding sequence ATGATAGAACGCCAAGCGTGCGGGTTCGTGACCTTGACGGTCGTCGCGACGGGAGCCCTGATATCATGGGGTTCCGCTTCGTTTGCTGCCGACGAAGCCGTACTCAAACCGCGAGTGCCGATCGACCAGATCGAAACCGTCAAGGCCTGGACCAATCCTCTTCCTGCAACCGAGGAAACTATTGAAAAAGGCAAGAGACTTTTCCAGGGAAAAGCCTTCTGTATGACTTGTCACGGGAAAGATGGCAAAGGATTGGGCGCTGATATCGAGCCCGGCACACTGAGAGGTCCTCTACCGAGAAACTTCACGGACCAGGACTGGCAGAAGACTCGAACAGACGGCGAACTCTTCTGGATTTTGAAGAACGGGAGTAAGGGCACCGCAATGGCGCCCTTTATTCCACTCATTCTGACTGAAGAAGAAGCTTGGCAGGTGCTGCGTTACGTACGATCGTTCGGCCAGACCCAGGGCCAACCATAA
- a CDS encoding hypothetical protein (conserved membrane protein of unknown function), translating to MRRSTDISHFSKHNLWTKDLSTMPLLHRLGTRALRLATAVGMEFRHRLLDARAAGLVFTTLLSLVPFLAVMFSVLKAFDVHHVIEPFLAQTLEPLGPKSREITTTIIGFVDNIKIGVLGVAGIAGLFYTTYSLIDKIEQALNAIWQVKQGRTWERKFADYLSAVLVGPVLVVSAFGLLASLQSHTMVQRLLEMEPFGTLLVWSGDLVPFAMLCAVFTFLYKMIPNTHVQVRSAVMGGVSAAILWIIAGEAFAKFVAASASYSAIYSSFAVLVLFLLWLYAGWMIVLIGAQFSFFHQYPTAYLSRLLWEQGTFVFREQLALKVLRVLGHHYLKGDRPLKLPELSSELNMPVSLVEEEIERLTDNGFVGRLQEPEGVSLIKSPELIFVKEVLDSVRNGTPPWVAPHLENSDRVSALLRRRDKAVQKELAGETIQSLLQDQERSGTAGLGG from the coding sequence ATGAGGCGCTCCACGGATATCTCTCATTTTTCGAAGCACAATCTTTGGACCAAGGATCTGTCGACCATGCCATTGCTCCATCGGTTGGGCACTCGGGCGCTCCGACTGGCCACTGCGGTCGGCATGGAGTTCCGCCATCGCTTGCTCGATGCCCGGGCGGCCGGGCTGGTTTTCACCACGCTGCTTTCTCTCGTGCCGTTTCTGGCCGTGATGTTCTCGGTCTTGAAGGCTTTCGATGTCCATCATGTGATCGAACCCTTCTTGGCTCAGACGCTCGAGCCCCTCGGCCCCAAGAGTCGGGAAATCACCACGACCATTATCGGCTTCGTGGACAATATCAAGATCGGGGTGCTGGGGGTCGCCGGCATCGCCGGACTGTTCTATACGACCTATTCGCTGATCGACAAGATCGAGCAGGCCTTGAATGCGATCTGGCAGGTCAAACAGGGACGCACCTGGGAGCGGAAGTTTGCCGACTATTTGAGTGCAGTCCTCGTGGGGCCGGTTCTCGTCGTGAGCGCGTTCGGTCTGCTCGCATCGCTTCAAAGCCATACGATGGTTCAACGACTTCTGGAAATGGAGCCGTTTGGGACTCTGCTAGTCTGGAGCGGCGATTTGGTTCCCTTCGCGATGCTGTGCGCCGTCTTCACGTTCTTGTACAAGATGATCCCCAATACCCATGTCCAAGTCCGTTCAGCAGTGATGGGGGGTGTCTCGGCGGCCATCCTCTGGATCATCGCCGGCGAAGCGTTTGCCAAATTTGTGGCGGCCTCCGCCAGTTACAGTGCGATCTATTCCAGTTTCGCGGTGTTGGTCCTGTTCCTGCTATGGCTGTATGCAGGTTGGATGATCGTGCTGATCGGTGCGCAGTTCTCCTTCTTCCACCAATATCCTACCGCCTATTTGTCTCGCCTGCTGTGGGAACAGGGCACCTTCGTGTTTCGTGAACAGTTGGCTCTTAAAGTCTTACGAGTCCTGGGGCATCACTACCTCAAGGGTGATCGCCCCCTGAAACTGCCGGAGCTGTCAAGCGAACTGAACATGCCCGTATCTCTGGTGGAGGAAGAAATCGAGCGGCTCACTGACAATGGGTTTGTGGGTCGCCTTCAAGAGCCCGAAGGGGTGAGCCTCATTAAGTCGCCGGAGCTCATCTTCGTGAAAGAAGTGTTGGATAGCGTTCGGAACGGAACTCCACCATGGGTCGCGCCTCACCTTGAGAACAGTGATCGGGTGTCCGCTCTCTTGCGTCGACGGGACAAAGCAGTGCAGAAGGAGTTGGCAGGAGAGACAATCCAGTCACTCCTACAGGACCAAGAGCGCTCAGGAACGGCTGGTTTGGGAGGGTAA
- a CDS encoding Cytochrome P450, which translates to MHHGGSEWLENTQCDTVRPLMPDSVPTSFTLVDVPGAVPLLGHLGTFKKRPLESLSSWWRQYGDALRFRLGPRKLYLFSHPDLAEEVLVKQSDRFVKVYDPQRPTGLALVLGNGLVTSSGEVWKRHRRIIQPIFHRSRIATMADRMAQVGEQRIAAWEHQAGSTIDIAAEMMKLALEVISQTMFSTSMTQHIDRISHALQISIKYAFDSFSNPLFLPRWVPTARNREFHSVMQFMDGLIYGLLAERRHSGAHHDDLLDLLLQARDEETGQKLSDQELRDEALTIFAAGHETTANALAWTWYLLATHPEARQRFHEEIDHVLQGRTPTADDLPHLPYTRAVFDESLRLYPPAPAVQRKAATRTTVGGVSLPEGSFVLVGTYNLHRHLDFWPNPEQFRPERWLDGEKPTSRYAYMPFGAGPRTCVGLHFASIEGALLLALIGRQYHLQLAQDSVEPYLMVTLRPKGGIRMTLQPRQVQATSPAKPAAPHTGESS; encoded by the coding sequence ATGCACCACGGAGGAAGTGAGTGGCTTGAAAACACGCAGTGTGATACGGTCCGTCCTCTCATGCCGGACTCGGTTCCCACCTCCTTCACTCTTGTCGATGTTCCCGGCGCGGTGCCTCTGCTCGGCCACCTCGGTACATTCAAGAAGCGCCCGTTGGAATCCCTGTCGTCGTGGTGGCGTCAATATGGCGATGCGTTGCGCTTTCGGCTTGGCCCGAGGAAGCTTTATCTGTTCAGTCATCCAGATCTCGCCGAGGAGGTCCTCGTCAAACAATCCGACCGTTTTGTGAAGGTCTACGATCCTCAGCGGCCAACCGGCCTCGCACTCGTCCTGGGTAATGGGTTGGTGACGAGCTCAGGCGAGGTGTGGAAACGACATCGCCGCATCATCCAGCCGATCTTTCACCGCTCGCGCATCGCCACGATGGCCGATCGCATGGCCCAGGTCGGTGAGCAGCGGATTGCCGCATGGGAACACCAGGCGGGAAGTACGATCGACATCGCAGCGGAGATGATGAAGCTCGCCCTTGAAGTGATCTCCCAAACGATGTTCAGCACCAGCATGACTCAGCACATTGATCGAATCAGTCATGCGCTGCAGATAAGCATCAAGTACGCCTTCGATTCCTTCAGTAATCCACTGTTTCTTCCACGATGGGTGCCCACCGCACGCAACCGTGAATTTCATTCGGTGATGCAGTTTATGGACGGACTGATCTATGGGTTGCTGGCCGAACGACGTCACAGCGGTGCGCACCACGATGACCTTCTGGATCTGCTTCTTCAGGCTCGCGACGAAGAGACCGGTCAGAAACTGAGCGATCAAGAGCTGCGTGATGAAGCGTTGACCATCTTTGCAGCCGGACACGAGACCACCGCGAACGCGCTCGCCTGGACCTGGTACCTCCTGGCAACCCATCCCGAAGCGAGACAGCGTTTTCACGAAGAAATCGACCACGTTCTCCAGGGACGGACACCCACTGCCGACGACCTTCCTCACCTCCCCTATACACGCGCCGTATTCGATGAATCACTCCGTCTCTATCCGCCGGCACCGGCAGTCCAGCGCAAAGCCGCGACTCGCACGACCGTCGGTGGTGTATCACTGCCGGAAGGATCATTCGTCTTAGTCGGCACGTACAATCTGCACAGACATCTAGACTTTTGGCCGAACCCCGAACAATTTCGTCCGGAGCGCTGGTTGGATGGCGAGAAACCAACTTCCCGCTATGCCTACATGCCGTTCGGCGCGGGACCGCGCACCTGCGTGGGGCTCCACTTTGCTTCCATTGAAGGAGCACTCCTTCTGGCCCTGATCGGTCGTCAGTACCACCTCCAACTGGCGCAAGACAGTGTAGAACCCTACCTTATGGTGACATTGCGGCCCAAGGGTGGCATCCGTATGACACTCCAGCCGCGGCAAGTGCAGGCTACATCACCTGCCAAACCGGCAGCGCCGCATACAGGCGAATCATCTTAG
- a CDS encoding hypothetical protein (conserved protein of unknown function) produces MNLLTFRFRQSQAVDFYWSLELAKRGILREFKVHPNIVIYESAFDLLNPIQVAHALSLAKALVLDKRAEVFSGNTSLIMVDVRDVLQCYQHSMQVDDHHAHCWFKIRLTFDLTVTRFEVEPDESTKSFVFPCRRAASHAYGIHYDHPGTVYDQLDSALWRAGTRWCPRLADLTEIKLINVELQIKR; encoded by the coding sequence ATGAACCTACTTACCTTTCGTTTCCGCCAGTCTCAGGCTGTGGACTTTTACTGGAGCCTCGAGTTGGCCAAGCGGGGAATTCTACGTGAATTCAAAGTCCATCCCAACATCGTCATTTACGAATCAGCGTTCGACCTCCTGAACCCGATTCAGGTCGCACACGCCCTGTCCCTGGCCAAGGCCTTGGTGCTCGATAAGCGAGCCGAGGTCTTTTCGGGAAACACATCGTTGATCATGGTTGATGTCCGTGATGTGTTGCAGTGCTATCAGCACTCGATGCAGGTCGACGACCATCATGCTCATTGTTGGTTCAAGATCCGGCTCACCTTTGACCTGACCGTGACACGATTCGAGGTGGAGCCCGACGAGTCGACGAAGTCGTTCGTGTTCCCGTGTCGGCGTGCGGCTTCTCACGCGTATGGAATTCACTATGACCACCCGGGGACGGTTTACGACCAACTGGACTCAGCCTTATGGCGTGCCGGCACACGTTGGTGTCCGCGGCTTGCGGATCTCACAGAAATAAAGCTCATTAACGTCGAGCTGCAAATTAAAAGATGA
- a CDS encoding hypothetical protein (conserved protein of unknown function), whose amino-acid sequence MRFSLVVLVIVITYCSVLVPPAWSQSTPPDIQLTAAAATILYFPFKAAFALGGGIVGGVTYVFSGFCETTAKGIWIPSMYGTYIITPDHLSRDRPIRFFGVEAEIGGMPTTPAAANS is encoded by the coding sequence GTGAGATTCTCACTCGTAGTTCTCGTCATAGTCATCACCTATTGTTCGGTGCTGGTTCCTCCGGCTTGGAGTCAGTCAACCCCTCCTGACATACAGCTAACTGCAGCGGCTGCCACGATCCTCTATTTCCCGTTTAAAGCAGCATTTGCTCTCGGTGGTGGAATCGTCGGTGGAGTCACCTATGTGTTTTCGGGATTCTGTGAGACCACGGCGAAAGGAATCTGGATCCCCAGCATGTATGGGACTTACATTATTACGCCGGACCATCTCAGTCGTGATCGTCCGATACGCTTTTTTGGCGTTGAAGCCGAAATTGGGGGGATGCCAACCACCCCGGCGGCGGCAAACAGCTGA
- a CDS encoding hypothetical protein (conserved protein of unknown function) yields MSETSLLQPTPLFKKTAWWFERAKASLLDTLPCCQGCSHCCVGLFSVTLLDKQEIQRGLQLLPMEHRKRVEAKAQEQVSQLRIAAPRLCTNQFVDRWPDEEMDTLVERFDALPCPALDPDGRCSVYENRPLVCRSMGLPMDSDGVVSGACIVQTSVPLIRLSNALREEENLLAWKEAGELAAVCHHNGGQGGEVLLPYAFLPD; encoded by the coding sequence GTGTCAGAGACGTCTCTCTTACAACCGACACCGCTATTTAAAAAAACTGCTTGGTGGTTTGAACGTGCCAAGGCCTCGCTCCTCGACACGCTTCCCTGTTGCCAAGGCTGTTCCCACTGCTGTGTCGGTCTTTTTTCTGTGACGCTCCTTGATAAGCAGGAGATCCAGCGCGGACTTCAGTTGCTTCCCATGGAACACCGGAAGAGGGTGGAGGCCAAAGCCCAGGAGCAGGTTAGTCAACTACGCATTGCCGCACCGCGTCTGTGTACGAATCAGTTCGTTGATCGGTGGCCGGATGAGGAGATGGACACACTCGTGGAACGATTCGATGCGTTGCCATGTCCAGCTCTGGACCCCGACGGTCGCTGCAGTGTGTATGAAAATCGCCCGCTGGTTTGTCGCTCTATGGGACTTCCGATGGACAGTGATGGTGTTGTGTCAGGCGCTTGTATTGTTCAGACATCCGTTCCTCTCATTCGGCTCTCCAATGCCCTTCGAGAGGAAGAAAACCTTCTCGCGTGGAAAGAAGCGGGGGAACTGGCTGCCGTATGTCACCATAATGGAGGGCAGGGAGGAGAAGTGTTGTTGCCGTATGCGTTCTTGCCTGATTAA
- a CDS encoding hypothetical protein (conserved protein of unknown function) — translation MGKDLPILSVRTTQPSAEGSENFIYTRVFCQKENSPPLKLLIEFLQSRGQSPIVPPNLDESVLQEWAWVQIALGYHRDRKPIQLFCIRDRGSYLDVYDQEKKQFIEMLSAHAGMEAQLALEYVTRCRFILTTRMAEHDVTDEGYDFNGWILEFYQEQCDGIVQIDNQGFYSPKGELIVDLSIANET, via the coding sequence GTGGGTAAAGACCTACCGATTTTATCCGTACGTACCACTCAGCCCAGTGCTGAGGGATCAGAGAACTTTATTTATACGCGAGTGTTTTGTCAGAAGGAAAACTCTCCCCCTCTGAAATTGTTGATCGAATTCCTTCAGTCTCGTGGGCAAAGTCCGATCGTTCCCCCCAATCTTGATGAATCGGTTCTCCAGGAATGGGCATGGGTTCAAATCGCCTTGGGATACCATCGTGATCGCAAACCCATTCAATTGTTTTGTATACGTGATCGCGGCAGCTATCTTGATGTGTACGATCAGGAAAAGAAGCAATTCATCGAAATGCTGTCCGCTCATGCAGGTATGGAGGCACAACTCGCGCTCGAATACGTGACACGGTGTCGTTTTATCCTGACCACGCGTATGGCTGAGCATGATGTGACCGACGAGGGCTATGATTTTAATGGGTGGATTCTCGAGTTTTATCAAGAGCAATGCGATGGGATTGTCCAGATCGACAATCAAGGTTTCTACTCCCCCAAAGGCGAACTCATCGTGGATCTCTCGATCGCGAACGAAACCTGA
- a CDS encoding Transcriptional dual regulator HU-beta, with protein MAKSMTKSQIADYLAGKAGITKKGAVQILDDFAALAYREAKNVFTVPGIGKLKLANRKARIGRNPQTGAEIKIPAKRVVKFRVAKAAKDAILGKK; from the coding sequence ATGGCAAAATCAATGACGAAGTCGCAGATTGCAGACTATCTCGCCGGGAAAGCCGGCATTACGAAGAAAGGTGCTGTACAGATCCTTGATGATTTTGCCGCCCTCGCGTACCGAGAGGCAAAAAATGTCTTTACCGTACCTGGCATCGGTAAGCTCAAGCTCGCCAACCGGAAGGCGCGCATCGGCCGAAATCCTCAGACCGGTGCAGAGATCAAGATCCCAGCCAAACGCGTTGTCAAATTTCGTGTGGCCAAGGCTGCTAAAGACGCGATCCTCGGGAAAAAGTAA
- a CDS encoding hypothetical protein (conserved protein of unknown function), whose translation MVTIVLTGQLQTIDGERDLACEIDRSMSIRQLIQRQGIQLRHILQLIREKKVLVTINKKIASDDSMVHDGDTIRLIGHDGMGGSGLGPSHS comes from the coding sequence ATGGTGACCATTGTTCTCACCGGACAGTTGCAGACTATTGACGGGGAGCGTGATCTGGCATGTGAGATAGACAGATCTATGTCTATTCGGCAACTCATTCAGCGGCAGGGCATTCAACTTCGTCATATCCTTCAGTTGATTCGAGAAAAGAAGGTCTTGGTGACAATCAATAAGAAGATCGCCAGTGATGATTCAATGGTCCACGATGGGGACACAATTCGTTTAATCGGGCACGACGGAATGGGGGGCAGTGGCCTTGGCCCTTCTCACTCGTAA
- a CDS encoding hypothetical protein (conserved protein of unknown function), with protein MPSLNVQNPGMPDLQFVLFVSALCTSDLTTINLPPELRNTIFDRCWSLIHTEAPPTDPKERVLDLRGGTELTLDACAATIRSLLQEAHITTLVWDHPVSEPSMNSSPEALPLVDRLGKLYPERPDIVDPTNRPSSGSNPTS; from the coding sequence ATGCCGTCGCTCAATGTTCAAAACCCAGGAATGCCCGATCTTCAGTTTGTCCTCTTCGTATCGGCTCTGTGTACCTCTGACCTCACGACGATCAATCTCCCACCAGAGCTTCGCAACACCATTTTTGACCGGTGCTGGTCGTTGATACACACCGAAGCACCACCGACCGATCCAAAAGAGAGGGTGCTTGACCTCCGAGGCGGGACAGAGCTTACCCTTGATGCCTGCGCCGCCACAATCCGATCGCTCCTGCAGGAGGCTCACATTACAACCCTCGTGTGGGACCACCCGGTCAGTGAGCCGAGCATGAACAGCTCACCTGAGGCCCTTCCTCTCGTCGATCGTTTGGGGAAATTGTACCCTGAGAGACCGGACATCGTCGATCCAACCAACCGGCCATCGAGCGGATCGAATCCGACTTCCTAA
- a CDS encoding dTDP-4-deoxyrhamnose-3,5-epimerase translates to MRVTRIDIPGVLLLEPTLLSDHRGSFMETYHEDRYRNAGITERFVQDNFSRSIRNTLRGLHFQEPQAQGKLVMALEGTVYDVVVDIRKGSPSFGKWYGIELSGDTLQQMYIPPGCAHGFCVTSATASFLYKCTAYYSPTYDHGILWNDQTLGIHWPISEPILSSKDQSLHTLAAMDTALPVYKPAA, encoded by the coding sequence ATGCGTGTGACACGAATTGATATTCCAGGTGTGCTCTTGCTCGAACCGACTCTTCTTTCCGATCATCGAGGGTCGTTCATGGAGACATATCATGAAGACCGCTACCGGAACGCTGGTATCACCGAACGGTTTGTCCAAGATAACTTTTCACGATCCATCCGGAACACACTTCGAGGACTCCATTTTCAGGAACCGCAGGCCCAAGGGAAACTCGTCATGGCGCTCGAAGGAACCGTGTATGATGTGGTTGTCGATATCCGTAAAGGCTCACCATCGTTCGGCAAATGGTACGGAATCGAGTTATCAGGAGACACCCTTCAACAGATGTACATTCCCCCAGGCTGCGCTCATGGCTTTTGCGTGACGAGTGCCACCGCGTCGTTCCTGTACAAGTGCACCGCCTATTATTCACCAACCTATGATCACGGAATCCTCTGGAACGATCAGACCTTGGGGATTCATTGGCCGATTAGCGAGCCTATCCTCTCCTCAAAAGACCAGAGTCTCCACACCCTCGCTGCGATGGACACGGCGCTGCCGGTCTATAAGCCGGCCGCCTAA
- a CDS encoding hypothetical protein (conserved protein of unknown function): protein MSSQRKCPSCSTEKAQRISEIFRQPESMKPKDLEGVPSSYHPPKAPWAYVQGFLLGVPVNAVVMLSMTSPQGGESEVAMADIASSVAFIGVWVGYGALKSRNYTQKLNDWKDTIASKFLCRKCSHAFEG, encoded by the coding sequence ATGTCTTCTCAGCGGAAGTGTCCAAGTTGTAGTACAGAGAAAGCTCAAAGGATAAGTGAGATATTCCGTCAACCGGAAAGTATGAAACCTAAAGACCTGGAGGGTGTCCCTTCGTCCTATCATCCCCCGAAGGCTCCGTGGGCGTATGTACAAGGCTTCTTGCTTGGCGTACCTGTTAATGCTGTGGTCATGTTGAGTATGACGTCTCCACAGGGTGGGGAGTCGGAGGTGGCCATGGCGGACATAGCCTCCTCCGTTGCTTTTATAGGTGTGTGGGTTGGGTATGGTGCACTAAAATCTAGAAATTATACCCAGAAGTTGAATGATTGGAAGGATACGATTGCCTCGAAATTTCTCTGCCGGAAATGCAGTCATGCCTTTGAGGGGTAG